The nucleotide window AACAATACTGAGTGGAAAAGCGGGAATGGGCACCATAAAATATGGAGACCTTTCCAGCCTTTAATGATCTCATCATTGATAAGCCTTTAATTTCTTTGTTATGCATAGGAATGGAGTCCTGCTATTACTAAATTGACGAATACTTGATTAAAGATGATGATTCCAAAGCCAATAATAGCCATCCAAGCTGTTTTTTCTCCTTCCCATGATTTTGACAGACGTAGATGTAGAATCAAATAAAACACGCCTTGACGATATGCATCGACATGACGTGCTTTCACAGTGGCTTTACTTAAATTTACTCGCTATCCAACTGTTTCGAGGAAAGCTGCTGTAGCTTTTGATAATATGGATGAGATTTCATCAGCTCCTCGTGTGTACCTCGACCTGTTATTTCACCGTTTTCAAGTACAAGGATTTGATTTGCATGCTTAATCGTTGATAATCGGTGCGCAATAATTAATGTCGTACGATTTGTCATTAAGCGCGTTAATGCCTCCTGTACCGCATGCTCTGATTCGTTATCTAAACTTGAAGTTGCTTCGTCTAACAGTAAAATCTTTGGATTACGTAATATCGCCCGAGCGATCGCAATTCGCTGGCGTTGACCACCAGACAGCTTCATTCCACCTTCACCAACTTGCTCATCTAGTTGGTTCGGGAAATGGGCTACAAATGACCATGCATTTGCCTGTATTAATGCCTCTTTAACGTCTTTATCATTTTTTTGTTGGCTTCCATAAAGGACATTATCACGAATTGTTCCACTCATTATCGGACTTTCCTGTGACACATAACCAAATAATGAACGCCATTCATGTAAGTTGATTTGTTCAATACGCTGCTCTCCATATAGCAGGGAACCTTTGTTCACGTTATAAAAACGCTCAAGTAAAGAAAAGATGGTCGTCTTCCCGCCGCCGCTCGCGCCAACAAGAGCGGTAATTTGTCCTTTAGGAAGAATTGCTGAAAGCTCTTGTAAAACAGGCTTTTCATTGTATCGGAAATTAATGTTTTGTAACACAATATTTTGCTCATCTATCGGTAAATGCTGTGCACCACCTTGTTCAATTGGCAATGATAAAATATCATTTAATCGCTCTGTTGCACCAAGCGCCTTTTGGAAGGAAGTGAAAAAGCTGGCCATTTGCGTAAATGGGACAATTATTTGAATAAGATAAAACATTATTGCCACTAGTTCGCCAGCAGATATGGCACCGGTTGCAACTTGTGCACCACCATAGCCAAATAATACGATGACGACGAGCATCATAATGAGGGTCATAATTGGCGACAGCAGGGCCATAATTTTTGCTTCCTTTAGACCGTAGCGATAAAGCTCATGAATCTGAGCCTTGCCTTTATCAATTTCCAGTTTCTCTGCTTGATAAGCTTTTACCATCCGAATATTACTTAAAACCCGGCCTAAGTTTCCTGTGAACTTGGCAAGAGCATCCTGGTTTGACACCGCAACCCCATGCATTTTTCTCCCTAAAGGCATCATGGTTAACACCGTAAGTGGGACCGCAATCAGCATAAGGAGTGTCATTTTCCAATCGATGAATAATAAAATAATGACCGAGCCAATAATTGCAAGTAGACCATTTAAAAAGTTGATAAGATGCTGTGTAATTAGCTCTTTTACAACATTTGTATCTTGCGTAATCCGACTCATCGTTTCTCCTGATTCATGTTCATCGAAATAAGGCATAGTTAGCTTCAACACATGCGCCCAGACACGATTACGTATTGCGGATACGAGGCCTTCTCCGATGGAAGTCATTAAGTAAAAGCTTACGCCTGATAATATTGCTTGCCCAATTAATGCGGCTGCAGCAATTAGCAATAAAGTATAAGAAAGTCCACCGTCTGCAAATTGATTCACCATTTGCATAAGTAATAATGGGACTAACAAACCTGCTATTGTTTCAATAATGCCAATTAAAATCGCAAAGCTAATTCTTTTTTTAGGGGGATTAGCGTGCTTAATTAAATCTATGAGCCGTTTCGGATTTAAATTTTTGTCCATTGAATCCATTCCTTTCATCCATATATACGAACACATTCATTTATCAAATTTCTATCATGTCATCTTTTTTTGAATCTCATAATCAATATGTAAAAAAGATAATCCAAATAAGGTCATATGATGCTTTGCTCGAAGCGTCCCTTGTTCTTCCTTTAAAATGAAGTATTCGTGCAATGGAAGTTGTAAAATCATATCTCCAATTACTAGGTACGTTCCAGCATCTCCGTTGGTGTCACTTGTTAAATGTAAATTATTCTCCTTCGTTGAAACATGTAATATGCCATGCATTGTTGAAAAGGGTAACGGTAATGCGATATTCATATAGCATTTAGTGTCTTTCCAATGAGTAGAGTAAATAGCTGTAAATACTGGCTGATCTTCAATAGCCCGTTGCCAAACTCGAGGCTTTACACGTCCGTCCGATTGTTCATCGACCTTCAAAATTTGTCCATCCATTACAACAGGCTTAGAGGAATAGGGTAAATTTAATTGTCCAATTCGTCTGCTAATAAACTGATAAACAAAGGCAAAAGGTTTAAACCATGTAGACCATTTCACGGTAGCAGTTAAATGGTAGTTTGATGTGTGCTCATAAAAATCCGTGATCATTGTGGGCACCATTGCTTTATTGATAAATACTGACATATCATCGACTAAGCCCGGATGAGATTTACCTGTAGTCGTAAGCTTTCCACGAATTTTACTAATAGGAAATACGTATTCCTGATGTTTTGTAGGTGGTATCGATAAACCCCATGCCAAAACTATGAGACATCCAAACCCGATACAATTGTAGAAGCCATGGAAGGCAAGCATATCTGGAATATCCACGAATCGTATGCCTGTTAAATTACTCCACGCATAAAGCAGTGACCAAACAATCGTAAAGCACAACGTTAAAAATGCACCTCTTATTAGTACACGCTGTCCACGTGGGAGTTTCCAAGTTATTACAAAGTAGGTGATGCAGAAAATCGCCATGATATATAAACTAACGGACACCAGTTCAATGATTCTCGAAAAGGTAATCCCAAGAGCTACTAATATCGGACCTGCAGCAATGATAAAGCAGCAAAGGCGATAAAACCGATCTATCTGAATGCGCCCGATTAACCCAACTGAAATACAAAGTAAAAAGGCGGAATAATGAAAGTGAATTGCTGTTAACCATGTAATAATCGGGCTAAATCCAAAATCAAGCTTTAAATGAAATGCGAAAAACCAAAGACCACCCATTACTAAATAGATGAGTCCTAGATCAATCATCATTTCTTCTATATGTACAAAGCCGCGTTTTAAAAATCTTTTTACCCCTTGCCAGGCAACCACAATAGTACTAGTTAAATAGATGAAGACACAGAGGAAAACAATGAGCTTACTAAGAGAGAAAAATAGCGTTGTAACGGCCAATTGACCACTTGCAATAATAAGCTTTTCCCAAGTATTTAATTTTACAAGCAGTTCAACAACAATCGGAACAAACAAAAGTTGTGCTACTGTTAAATAGTAGTAAAAGGATGTAGGCTCATGGAAAAGCATGAGTACGCCTAGACAAACAAGCCCAATAATCGATAACGGTCTAAATATTGCTCGGCGAAAATTGGCCAGCATACATCATCATCCTCCCAATCAAATCATTGAAGATGGATACATGGATAGTATACATGTTTAGTGCATCATCATAACCTTCAGTTACTACAACGCGTCCTGTTAAAAGGGAAGGTAATGAAGCTTCTTTCTTCCCAATAACAAGACGTTGTTGCTCGGAGCGAATGAGTAAAAATCCATCCGTCGTTACATCGAATTTTAAATCCGAATAAAATAACGAAGGATCACCTAAATAATCTTTTACAATCCCACGTTGTAAATCCATGGTCATTTTTGCATTAAATTGGCGAGTTGTCTTAGGGAAGTAAAAGGTCCGTTCCCAATATACTTCCGCTTCCTTGTCGTCATTAATACGGCATGAATTAGATAACGTAAAGGGAACCATGACGCCACTTTCTGGAAATAAAAAACGGTTTTTTGTAAATAGCTGATACATTGGGCGCAAATAGCGCGGTCCAGAGTGAATTACTTGCATCATACCGGTTGCTTGAAAGGGTTCCTGTAAAGATAGGCGATATCGTTGTTGTAGCTTTGGATGTAAGCGTTGAAAATCATTGCCTAACAATGTTTCATATATCATATTAAACACCTCGTTTTCGTTTGCAATTTTTCGCTGTAGGTAGCTGCTCTCGTAAAAAAAGTGCGACAATAGATAGCACCCAAAGTGTGAGATTAAACGTAATGACGTTAAATGGATCGGTCGCAACATGAGGGGAAGCAATAATCGCAAATAAAGTTAATAAGGGAAATAAAAATATTTGTGCCTTTAGGAAAAGGAGTTGCATTGGTGTTAATAAAAATAGCAGTCCAATGATTGCTTCCAAGAGTCCAATCCAAATAATGAAATGGGATGCTTGTTCCAACGTAAGTGGTGAAATATTTGCGAGCATGTCGATTTCCAGTGGATGCTGACCGATAACTTTTGGGATTAGCCCTTGGTAAAGCCAAACAAAGCTAAAGAGAAAACATATGACGTAGTAACTAAAAAAGCGACGGTATTGAGTACTCGGTCTTTCTCCGGTTTGTAGCCATCTTGCTAAAACATCGAAGCTAAGAGCAGTTGCCCAGCCCATTATCGGTCGGAAAAGCTGATCAAACAATTGTCCAAGCTTACCAAAACGTACATCGTAATCATACTGTGTCAAAAATGTTATCCCGTTATTATTCGGAATATACTGCCAATAGCCACGTCCTTCTTTAATGGGTGAAATTTTCTGCGGAGACCCAAAATGAAGCGAAGAAGTTTTTACACTACCTTTTTCATGTGTCCCTTTACTTTCGCCCCATCCTGAAACAACGATTCCTGGCATTACCTTTGTCGTGTAAGTAAAGGATTGAGGAGCATCTTCCCGTTCTTTTTCGTTATATGTAATCGTTGTAAAGCGTAAATCCCATTGCGCATGTAGATCGGGTTGTTGTGTATAATGCCACACCTCGTCTACGGTGCTTTCCATTTGGATTTCTACATAGATAGGTTTCTTCTTCAATTATTTCATTCCTTTCAGTAGGAAATTACAATGCGCACACTTTTCAAATGTAGACGACTTTGAAACATTTTGAATTGGTTTTTAAATAACATAATTATAGCATTTTTTTACTTATAAATTGCTATTGATACTTAAAGCTCGATTTCGTTTGACCGCAATATTAATTGTTATTTTGATAGCACTTTTTATATTCATTTTTCATTAAAAAACTTTGACAAGATGTTAATGTGTATTAATAGGTAAAATTTATTTTACTAAATGTAAAAAAAACTTTACTTTTAGTGAAAAATAAATTACATTAAATGGTATAAGAGGTGAAAAATGATGCAAGAACGAACAATACGAAATCGAATGGTCGTACTACGAGCTGAAAGGGGATTGTCTCAAAAGGATGTGGCGGATCAATTAGGGGTGAGTAGACAAACAATCATTTCTCTTGAGAAAAATCGTTACAATCCTTCGTTAAAGCTCGCATTTGATATTGCTGTTTTATTTAATGTAGAGTTACACGAAGTTTTTCAATATGAAATAGAAGGAGAGTAATAAAGATGGAGATGTTCATGGTAATTTTCCGTATCACTTATGTTTTATTATTTTTTTCTGCTATGTTTGTAGTTTTTAAATTTGAATGGGGAGAAGAAAGTAAGGATGAGCGCGGAAAAGGAATTTCGAATAAATCCTACGGTATCGTTTTTCCTTTACTTCCATTAGGCTGGTTACTTATAGAATTATTCGATCAATGGATTAACCCACTTAATTATGAAACGTATAAACTTGTTATTTGGTTTTTACTAACAGGATTAATGATGATTCATGCGATTAATATTTCTGTACTTAAACGAAAATATTAAGTTTTTAGTCTATAAGAAGAGGAGAGTTGAAAAATGACGATTTGGGCTTGGATTGGTTTGCTGAGTATTGTCTTTTTTTCGTTCATACCTTTGTTAGAAAAGGGGAAGAGGACGACCTATGAAATATCGAAAGCAATTTTTTCTACGGGCGTTGTAATTGGAATCATTATTGCAGTTTTACTATTTCAAGTACCCTTTATTGTTGCTTTATTTTTTGGTTTTCTAGCGATGATTTTGTTTGACAAAAAAACTTATACAAAAAAACGTCTTTTAATTTATAGTGCTTTGATAGTCATTTTAGTAGCTGTTAGTTACGCGCTATTTCGAGATAATCCGAATTATGTAGTAAAGCATCTAAAAGAAAATCCTGAAACAAGCTCGCTTTATGTTGCTAAAAATGGTGAGACAATTATTACTTATCAATCCGATGTCATTAGACCTTTAGCTAGTACAGTAAAGATTTTAATTGCCGTCGAATATGCAATGCAAATCGATGCTAAACAGCTAAGTAAAGATACGCCAATATCAATCGATCTTTTAAATCGCTTTTATTATGAAAATACAGATGGAGGGGCCCATCAATATTGGTTATCGGCAATGAAAGAGGATGGAAAATTAAAAAATAATACTGTAGCGCTTCATGAAGTAGTAAAGGGAATGATTACGTATAGTTCCAATGCGAATACAGATTTTCTAATCGATTGGATAGGTCAGGAAGCAATCAATCACCGTGCCGTAGTGCTTGGATTAACGCAACATGAGGAAATTTATCCAATAGTAGGCTCTCTTTATATTCCAGTTCAGTTACAGCAAAGTACTAAAGGAAAGAAGGAGCTCTTACAGTCACTGAAGGAAATGCCAATAGAAGAATATCGGGCTTTAGCTGCAACATATAGTCAACAAATGAAAACTGATAAAATTCAGTTAGATAAAAAGGCATTTGATCTATCACTTGATGTTCAAAAAATATGGTCTGATCGACTGATTGGTGCATCTGCCAATGATTACGGTAAATTATTAGCGATTATTTCAAATGAAGAGTTACCAAGCATGGCTTCAGAAACACTCCGAGATATTATGGAATGGCCAATGCAACTATTCGAAGAAAATCATCAACAATTTGTCCATTTAGGCGCAAAGGGTGGGTCTACTGCATTTGTTTTAAATAATGCACTGTATGCAGAAAATCATAACGGTGATAAAGTAGAATTCGTCCTATTAATGGATGACTTAAACCTCTTTAAAAGTATGCTTTTAAGCTATCACCTCAATTCCTTTGAATCGAATATACTACGAAGTGAAGAATTTTTATATAAAGTATTAGAGGAGCTCAAATAAAACAACTGGCGAAAATATTAATACATTGAAGGGGAGTTTGGTTCTGGGAAAATCCAAAAACAATAAAATTTTTCAACATGACCTAATCCCGCTAGGCTTGCTATTTGGTTGTGGTATCGGCACCATTTTAGGCCTTTTTTTCAATCTAAGATTTCAGTTGTATTTTATTAGTTTTGGAACTGTACTAGGGTATTTAATTGGTCTCATAATTTACGCAATTGTTTATCGAAAGGAAGATAAAACATAAAAGTTTCGACGTTTACTTTGTTTTATATTTGCAGTTCGATGAATTACATTTTTCCAATTAAAAAGCTAAACCCATAAAACATTAGATTTATCAGGTCGATTATTACAATAAATAATGAATAGAATATACTTCGTTTCCATTCTAAAAAGGCAATGGTTAAACCTATGAGAATTAGACTAATCCAGCTACCATGCCACAGAATTTCTCCTAACTGTGCCGATAAATTTGAATAGAAGCCGATAATGAAGGCAGCCCAAATAATAAATGTACAACCAAAGTAAAGAAGAGTATTTCTACTAGGCTTTAAAGGCCCGCTCCCAATAAAAAAAAGTGCAAAAACGATTAGTGCACTAATAAGAATAGTTCCTATAAAAATAAATGACATCCGATCAACCTTTCGTCTTAGCGGGATTATTTTTTTCTGATAATTATGACTGTTTTTCTGTGAAAAAGTTTCGGTAATGGAATAAATAATAAGGTTCTAAGTCAAATGTTGGGGGAATGTCATAATGATTCATCAATCGGCACTACCTTTTTGTTTTTTCTAAACAAGTCCGTTGAATTCCATTACGGGCGGACGCTAGCTAATATTTGCCCGCATCTTTATCGGCATATATTCATCAATCGCAATTACTTTTGGTAACATCACGTCTTTTGGGATTGTTTGTACAACATTTTTAAAGCAACGAATTACTGTCGTAGAGGAGGCACCTGTCGTTACCGCTGCTTCTTTTGCACAAACTGAATAGACACCCCATCAAATATTATTGAACCAATAATAAAATCCGTAGAAGCCTAACTTATTAATTTGCTTCTACGGATTTATTTTTTGTATTTTATTTGATTTGTAGCGATTGTTTTATTTGCTCAATATGATGAAGATCATGTTTCATAAGCCCTTTAAAATAAGAATATATCGTTAATGGGGATTGATTAATTTTCATTTCAACAAACCATTTTTCTTCAGGAAGTGTTGTTAATATTTGAACTAATTCACGACGAACAAGAAGACATTTATCAATCGTGCTTTGTATCGTATTACTTCGAGCAAGTAAAGCCGCTTCATAATTCACTTCATCGGCATTCGGTCCGGGTGGAAATGTCGTTTCTTTAAAAAAATAGGGAAGCCTTTGTTGCATAATAAATTCATCCCATGGGAAAAAATGAGCAATAATTTCAATTACGGACCATTTATCTTCTTCAATAGGCTTCCTTAACTCTTGATCATTATAGTTTTTTAATTGCTGGACAAAATTGATAAAGTCAGTTTGATGTGTGATTATCTCATGTTTCTCTTTTTGCATTTTCTTCCACCTACGTTTTTTATAATAAGTCTATATTAAATTCTCCTAATAATATACAAAGAACATTTGTTCGTGTTATTATAAGGGCAGGTCATTTGGTGAGGGGGAAAACGCTTTGAACATAAACATTGAAGAGCGAATGAGTTTTTATAATGTATTGGGATTAAGTATGGCACAAATTGAAAATGGAACAATTAATGTGACTACTAATTACGGATTACTTGAAGCAAATACAAACCGCTTTGTTGACAATCAATCGGTTTTCAATGCATGTTCCATTAGTAAATTTTTAACCGGAATTTTAGCTTTAAAACTCGTACAAGAAGGAATTCTAAATTTAGATGAAGATGTAAATGATCAATTAATTTCATGGAAGATTCCAATGAATCCCTTTACAGTACACAAAAAAGTTACATTAAGAAATTTACTTAGCCATCAATCAGGCATCCAAGATCCTGAAAATAGCTTTATGGAGCTCAGTAATTTAAACAAGTATCCATCAATGGTCGAAATTTTAAGTGGTAATACATTCTATTGTAGTACACCAATTCAAGTGAGTCTTGAACCAGTAAATGAATTTCATTATTCAGATGCAGGCTATTGCATTATTGAGCAATTAATTGCAGATGTAACATCAAAACCTTTTCATGACGTAATGTTAGAACAAGTTTTAGAGCCATTACAAATGAAAAATAGTTTTTTAGATACATCATTACTTTTTTCGAATTTAGATAATGTTGCAGCAGGGCATCATAAACATGGAGCAATTGTAGAAGGGAAATATCCAATCTATCCTTACCCAGCTGCCTGTGGTCTTTGGACAACAGCTATTGATTTAGCTAAATTAAGTATCGAATTAATGAATAGTCTAAAAGGTGAAAGTAAACTAGGTCTTTCTAAAAGATTAGCTGAGGAAATAATTCGTATGCAAGGTGGTAAAGGGTGGACGGGTCTAAGTGTATTTCTTGAAGGGACTGAAATGAACAAAAAGGTTTTTTCATTTGGTTGGGGAAAAGGATTTCAATCGATGGTCGTGATGTTACCTTCAATACATAAAGGAGCAGTAATAATGACAAATTCCGACTTGGGTGTTCATCAAATGGAAGGACTCATTGGTGAAATTTATAAGTCATTAGATTATTGAAAGAAGCCATTTGGAGGTGTAAAAATGCAAATTGCCTTAGCGAATCCAAGCCAATTTCAACGAGTAAAAGAATTTTTTTATAACAATTTAAGTGATCAACAAGATGCCATTTATTCTAATGAATTTTTATGTCCATTAGGAATTAATGCAGCTATACGAAGAAATCAAATGATAGTTGCAACAGTACATGGTGACATCGTAGGAGCTTTACGATTCTATCGAAAAAAGACACAAAATATAATATCTTTATATCAATTTGCAATTCGGGTTGATTACCGTGGTTATAACTTGCTAGAAGAGATGTTATCTGTTTTATCGGATTCACCGATTGTTTCCATGTGTCCAGTTCATTCTCAGTTTAATCAATATTATTTAAAAGCGGGATGGCAGTTACATGAACAAAAGAAACAGTTTAATGCATGGATGTATCATCATAAGTAGAACAATTGATTTGAAATCCAGTAGCACGATTATTTGCTGTCATTATTGCTACCGGATTACATTAACTCATTGTTTGAATTGGAATAAAACATCACACATAGGAGGGATTCTCAACGTATATTTGTGCTATTAAATGACTCATAAGAAAGTCTTCGAACAGAGTGTAAACGGTTCTCTTCAATAGTTACTTTATGTACATCAGGCATTTTCAATTCATTCCAAAACGATAAGTCATAGCTTGCATCATAGTAATTTAAAATCAGGGTAAATATATTGCCATGGGTACCAATAATGATTGCTTCATCTTGGTGTTTCTCCGTTAATTGTGTGATTATCGGCAAAACCCGTGACTGTGCAGCATTATTGGATTCTCCACCAGGTAAAGCAAAGTTTGGATCTTGCCATACAGAATGGATGGCTAGTTGAAAATCGGCTACAGGTGTAGCAGATAGTTGGCGTTCGTTTAATGCTTCGAATTGCTGTATCGTCATCCCTTTATTTTGGGCAATTGGCTCGATTGTTTCGACTGCCCGTAAATAACGGCTTGCATACATTGCTGTAATGTCCAACTTTTTAAACAAATGGACTAATTTTGCGGATTCTTGACGCCCACTTTCCGATAATGTCCGATTGTACTCATCTGGTGTATACATAGAATGGGCGTGGCGGATAAAATAAATGATGGTCATTGGAAGTGCTCCTTTTACTTCAATAGTAGCGGCTGTATTTTATCTCCTTGAACTGGCTCATGCCCTTGCTGAAATTGAATACGAATGCTTTTTGCTTGTGCCAGTTGTGGGGAATCCATTACTTGAAAATGAATATGTGCTTCAGAAGAGTTTCCCGAATTTCCGCAACGGCCAATGATTTGTCCAACATTTACGAAATCTCCAGTTTTCACACAGATAGAATGCTGCTTGAGATGGGCAATCATACTATATTCTTCATGTTCATGGGCAATGACAACATAATTTCCTGCAGCATTTTCTTCATCCATTTCTCCTGGTACATTATCGAGTAAATCATTTACTACAGTTACTATTTGACCAGAACATGGTGCGATAACATCCGCGCCGAATGCATAATAGTTTTCATTTCGTAAAGGATTGTGTTGATACGTTGAGCCATCCTTTACTCTTACTAAATCATAGGCATAACGCATATGTTCGTATGCATAGTGATAATTATAAAATTCGTTTGTGCCACCCCAAAACACAACCCATTCATCACAAATAGGCATACGATATTGATTTACCGTTAGTCGCTGATCACTTTCTGGATAAGTGACATATGGTTTTAAATAGAGGCCTTGTATAATACCATCACGATCAAAAGCTACAACAATGACCTTTCTTTTTTCATTATCAAGAAATATATATTGTTCGAGCTGTTGAAATTCATTTTGAAAGGCCAATTCGTAATGCTGAACATCTACATTAAATGCAATGTTCATTTCTGCAAACTGATCAAATGTTACGAGTTGTTGAAGCTCCTGAGAAAATGCTTTATAAACTGCAAGAAACTCCTGTGTTAACAATTTTTCTGCAACCATTTCCTTCTGTATTAATTTCATTACAAACCTCCTAGAATACTTGATAGTGTGTTATACGATTATATTGACTTATAAGTTTCGTGAATACTAAGAATAATTTGATTATGGGGGATTATTATGAAAAGAATATTAAGTATATTTCTTATAATAGTATTTGTTGCAGGATGTGAAGCTCCAATTAATGAAGCGCATCAAAGGTTGTTAACGGAATATGGCTGGACTGTTAAACAACTGAAAGAAGAGAAACAATTTACTTTAGAAACACCAGAGGAACTATTAGCTAATTTTGAAGCGAGTGGTGTTGATTTTCTTCGTAATTATCAGGGACAACAGGTGACACAATTTCATTATGAATTAAAAGAGAAGGACATAGACAAGAAAAATATACAAGTATTTGTTGTGGAAAAAAAGGAGAAGTTATAGGAGGATATATCATTTTACAGAGCTGGGACCCAGGTGTATTTAAGCTTTCGAATAAGGACAAACTTGTCGATGGGAAATATGTTTTACCGTAACTCATGTAGCCCTAGCAGTAATTGAAATGATTATTTCACTTAATATCCTTAAAATTACATGTTTTGATACGATTGACTATCGTAATCCTACATTCTATAATGAAACTCAATAAATCATGGAGGAAAAACTATATGTGGCTATTATTCATGTAATTGATACGAGTGTTAAATATCACTCGTATCGATCATTGCTATCGATACGAAATAAACAATTTCGGAGGTAGCAACATGGAAAAAATTTGTTATGAGTTACAACAACTATCAGTAGAATATTTAGATAAAGAAGTACTGTCAATTGAGCAATTACAAATACATCAGTTTGATCGTATTGGGATCGTTGGAAAAAATGGCGCAGGAAAAAGTACGCTATTAAAGCTATTAGCAGGAGAGATAGAGCCGACTCGTGGAACGATTCACCGCTATGTAAATGCGGGTACATTTCAACAAATCGAGTGGGATGAACAGGCGGAGGCCGATGCTACATTACTGGCAAAGCTTCATGTCCCGCACGGTCAGCAAGTTATGAGTGGGGGAGAACGTACGAGGCAAAAGCTCGCTCAATTATTTTCTCATTATTATGAGGCGCTATTAATTGATGAACCAACGACTCATTTAGACCAAACAGGTATTCACTATATAAAAGAAGAATTGACCTATTATTACGGTGCGCTCGTGCTTATCAGTCATGATCGTGCTCTACTTGACCATCTTGTAACGACCATTTGGGAAGTTGAGGACGGGAAGGTGCGTGTATACACGGGAAACTATTCGGCCTATATGGATCAAAAGGCATTAGAGCGAAGTCAGCAGGAGCAAGCTTACGAGCATTATACAAAAGAAAAAATACGCTTAGAAAAAGCTGCAAGTGAGAAGATGAAAATGGCTGAAAAGGTGGCGCAAGCAGGCAGGCTATCCAAGCGTGAAGCGAATGCAAAACCAAATAAAGCTAATATGACGAAATCTAAGGGAACAAGTCAGAAGTCATTGCAACGTGTTGCGAAAAGCATGGAACAACGCATAGAACGGTTACCGGTTATTGAAAAGGTGAAAGTTACAAAGCCAATCCAATTTAGAAAGGCTAAAGCACTTGAGCTACACAATAAGTTTCCAATAATGGCAACCCAATTTTGCTTGCGGGTGGAGAGGAAAGTCCTATTAAATCAAGTAAGCTTCCAATTTCCCCTTGGAGAAAAAATAGCAATTACTGGGGACAACGGTGTAGGGAAAAGCATGTTCCTTCAACAAATTGCTTCTAAAGCTGAGGATTTCACGATATCTCCAAAAG belongs to Solibacillus sp. FSL R7-0682 and includes:
- a CDS encoding DUF4830 domain-containing protein, coding for MKRILSIFLIIVFVAGCEAPINEAHQRLLTEYGWTVKQLKEEKQFTLETPEELLANFEASGVDFLRNYQGQQVTQFHYELKEKDIDKKNIQVFVVEKKEKL
- a CDS encoding DinB family protein, whose protein sequence is MQKEKHEIITHQTDFINFVQQLKNYNDQELRKPIEEDKWSVIEIIAHFFPWDEFIMQQRLPYFFKETTFPPGPNADEVNYEAALLARSNTIQSTIDKCLLVRRELVQILTTLPEEKWFVEMKINQSPLTIYSYFKGLMKHDLHHIEQIKQSLQIK
- a CDS encoding serine hydrolase domain-containing protein, encoding MNINIEERMSFYNVLGLSMAQIENGTINVTTNYGLLEANTNRFVDNQSVFNACSISKFLTGILALKLVQEGILNLDEDVNDQLISWKIPMNPFTVHKKVTLRNLLSHQSGIQDPENSFMELSNLNKYPSMVEILSGNTFYCSTPIQVSLEPVNEFHYSDAGYCIIEQLIADVTSKPFHDVMLEQVLEPLQMKNSFLDTSLLFSNLDNVAAGHHKHGAIVEGKYPIYPYPAACGLWTTAIDLAKLSIELMNSLKGESKLGLSKRLAEEIIRMQGGKGWTGLSVFLEGTEMNKKVFSFGWGKGFQSMVVMLPSIHKGAVIMTNSDLGVHQMEGLIGEIYKSLDY
- a CDS encoding serine hydrolase, with translation MTIWAWIGLLSIVFFSFIPLLEKGKRTTYEISKAIFSTGVVIGIIIAVLLFQVPFIVALFFGFLAMILFDKKTYTKKRLLIYSALIVILVAVSYALFRDNPNYVVKHLKENPETSSLYVAKNGETIITYQSDVIRPLASTVKILIAVEYAMQIDAKQLSKDTPISIDLLNRFYYENTDGGAHQYWLSAMKEDGKLKNNTVALHEVVKGMITYSSNANTDFLIDWIGQEAINHRAVVLGLTQHEEIYPIVGSLYIPVQLQQSTKGKKELLQSLKEMPIEEYRALAATYSQQMKTDKIQLDKKAFDLSLDVQKIWSDRLIGASANDYGKLLAIISNEELPSMASETLRDIMEWPMQLFEENHQQFVHLGAKGGSTAFVLNNALYAENHNGDKVEFVLLMDDLNLFKSMLLSYHLNSFESNILRSEEFLYKVLEELK
- a CDS encoding M23 family metallopeptidase, with translation MKLIQKEMVAEKLLTQEFLAVYKAFSQELQQLVTFDQFAEMNIAFNVDVQHYELAFQNEFQQLEQYIFLDNEKRKVIVVAFDRDGIIQGLYLKPYVTYPESDQRLTVNQYRMPICDEWVVFWGGTNEFYNYHYAYEHMRYAYDLVRVKDGSTYQHNPLRNENYYAFGADVIAPCSGQIVTVVNDLLDNVPGEMDEENAAGNYVVIAHEHEEYSMIAHLKQHSICVKTGDFVNVGQIIGRCGNSGNSSEAHIHFQVMDSPQLAQAKSIRIQFQQGHEPVQGDKIQPLLLK
- a CDS encoding N-acetyltransferase; this translates as MQIALANPSQFQRVKEFFYNNLSDQQDAIYSNEFLCPLGINAAIRRNQMIVATVHGDIVGALRFYRKKTQNIISLYQFAIRVDYRGYNLLEEMLSVLSDSPIVSMCPVHSQFNQYYLKAGWQLHEQKKQFNAWMYHHK
- a CDS encoding histidine phosphatase family protein — translated: MTIIYFIRHAHSMYTPDEYNRTLSESGRQESAKLVHLFKKLDITAMYASRYLRAVETIEPIAQNKGMTIQQFEALNERQLSATPVADFQLAIHSVWQDPNFALPGGESNNAAQSRVLPIITQLTEKHQDEAIIIGTHGNIFTLILNYYDASYDLSFWNELKMPDVHKVTIEENRLHSVRRLSYESFNSTNIR